In the Paramormyrops kingsleyae isolate MSU_618 chromosome 6, PKINGS_0.4, whole genome shotgun sequence genome, one interval contains:
- the ampd2b gene encoding AMP deaminase 2 isoform X1 has translation MSTHPLQGRSQPKSPFRKRGSLQSTASPDLRRACCTLTTQRSLPGTPVSIPLLPIDLRTSMDEKYREIAQELFSRSLVDSEMRSAPYQFPEDCPIEQLEERRHRLERQISQDVKLEPEILLRAKQDFMKTDSAADLELLIEQDECSAEQTFTRDREPALEREYQRVTISGEEKCGVPFTDLLDAAKCVVRALLIRQKYTALSLQSFCSTTAHFLQELGGRPPVAVPEAPVIADTPVHPPASKTHPYENQEPKKMPADLGFGCKMVDGVVHVYPSRNALEGSTELDLPYPDLQEYIGDMSVMMALIINGPVKSFCYRRLQYLSSKFQMHILLNEMKELAAQKKVPHRDFYNIRKVDTHIHASSCMNQKHLLRFIKRAMKKSLGEIVHMAKGKGQTLSEVFESMNLTAFDLSVDTLDVHADRNTFHRFDKFNAKYNPIGESILREIFIKTDNYIEGKYFGHIIKEVMADLEESKYQNAELRLSVYGRSRDEWDSLAHWAVRHGVYSDNVRWLIQVPRLFDVYHSKKQLANFQEMLENIFLPLFEATIDPRSHPELHLFLQHVVGFDSVDDESKPEQHIFNLDSRLPGNWTEEDNPPYSYYLYYMYANMTVLNHLRRRRGFDTFVLRPHCGEAGPIHHLVSGFMLSENISHGLLLRKAPVLQYLYYLAQVAIAMSPLSNNSLFLSYHRNPLPEYLSRGLIVSLSTDDPLQFHFTKEPLMEEYSIAAQVWKLSSCDMCELARNSVLMSGFSHRVKSHWLGPNYTKEGQEGNDIRRSNVPDIRVAYRSETLCEELQLITQAVCSEELESIEEEDNLSMAAVSGSC, from the exons GAGCTGTTCTCACGCAGCCTGGTGGACAGTGAGATGCGCAGCGCCCCCTACCAGTTCCCAGAGGACTGTCCTATTGAACAGCTGGAGGAACGGCGCCATCGCCTGGAGAGACAGATCAGTCAGGATGTCAA ACTGGAGCCCGAGATCCTGCTTCGGGCCAAGCAGGACTTCATGAAAACAGACAGTGCAGCTGACCTTGA GCTTTTGATAGAGCAGGATGAGTGTTCCGCGGAGCAGACCTTCACCCGGGACAGAGAGCCGGCCCTGGAGAGGGAGTACCAGCGGGTTACTATCTCTGGAGAGGAGAAATGTGGG GTGCCCTTCACAGACCTGCTGGACGCCGCCAAGTGCGTGGTGAGGGCCTTGCTCATCCGACAGAAGTACACGGCACTGTCTCTCCAGAGCTTCTGCAGCACGACGGCACACTTCCTGCAGGAGCTGGGCGGGAGGCCACCAGTGGCAGTGCCAGAGGCTCCCGTCATTGCAG ACACCCCCGTGCACCCCCCTGCTTCAAAGACGCACCCCTACGAGAACCAAGAGCCtaagaagatgccagctgaccTGGGCTTCGGATGCAAGATGGTCGACGGTGTGGTCCATGTCTATCCCAGCAGGAATGCGCTAGAAGG CAGCACCGAGCTGGACCTGCCCTACCCTGACCTGCAGGAGTACATCGGTGACATGAGTGTTATGATGGCCCTCATCATCAACGGCCCAGT GAAGTCCTTCTGCTATCGCCGGCTGCAGTATCTGAGCTCCAAGTTTCAGATGCACATTCTGCTGAATGAGATGAAGGAGCTGGCAGCACAGAAGAAGGTCCCACACCGAGACTTCTACAACATCCGCAAG GTGGACACTCACATCCACGCTTCCTCCTGCATGAACCAGAAGCACCTCCTTCGGTTCATCAAGCGAGCTATGAAAAAGAGCCTGGGTGAGATTGTGCACATGGCGAAGGGCAAGGGCCAGACTCTCTCTGAGGTGTTCGAGAGCATGAACCTCACGGCCTTCGACTTGAGCGTCGACACCCTGGATGTTCATGCC GACCGAAACACCTTCCATCGCTTTGACAAGTTCAACGCAAAGTACAACCCCATCGGGGAATCTATCCTGCGTGAGATCTTCATCAAAACAGATAATTATATTGAGGGCAAATACTTTGGACACATCATTAAG GAGGTGATGGCTGACTTGGAGGAGAGCAAGTACCAGAATGCGGAGCTGAGGCTGTCAGTGTATGGGCGCTCGCGTGACGAGTGGGACAGCCTGGCACACTGGGCTGTCCGTCACGGCGTCTACTCTGACAACGTGCGCTGGCTCATCCAGGTGCCCCGCCTCTT TGATGTCTACCACTCTAAGAAACAGCTGGCCAACTTCCAAGAGATGCTGGAGAACATCTTCCTTCCGCTCTTTGAGGCTACCATCGACCCCCGCAGCCACCCTGAGCTCCACCTCTTTCTCCAGCAT GTGGTTGGCTTTGACAGCGTGGATGATGAGTCCAAGCCAGAACAGCACATCTTCAACCTGGACAGCCGCCTGCCAGGCAACTGGACGGAGGAGGACAACCCACCCTACTCCTACTATCTCTACTACATGTACGCCAACATGACTGTGCTCAACCATCTGCGCAG GAGGCGGGGCTTTGACACATTTGTGCTCCGCCCACACTGTGGAGAGGCGGGGCCTATCCACCACCTGGTGTCAGGTTTCATGCTGTCAGAGAACATCTCCCATGGGCTGCTGCTCAGAAAG gcacCTGTGCTCCAGTACCTGTACTATCTGGCTCAGGTTGCCATCGCCATGTCCCCCCTCAGCAACAACAGCCTGTTCCTTAGCTACCACCGCAACCCCCTCCCTGAGTACCTGTCCCGTGGCCTCATCGTCTCGCTGTCGACCGACGACCCCCTGCAGTTCCACTTCACCAAG GAGCCCCTGATGGAGGAGTACAGCATCGCTGCCCAGGTGTGGAAGCTGAGCTCCTGCGATATGTGTGAGCTGGCCAGGAACAGCGTGCTGATGAGCGGCTTCTCCCACCGG GTGAAGAGCCATTGGCTGGGGCCCAACTACACGAAAGAGGGCCAGGAGGGCAACGACATCAGGCGCAGTAATGTGCCAGACATCCGCGTGGCGTACCGCTCCGAGACTCTGTGCGAGGAGCTGCAGCTCATCACCCAGGCAGTCTGCTCCGAGGAGCTGGAGTCCATCGAGGAGGAGGACAACCTGTCCATGGCTGCCGTCTCGGGGTCCTGCTAA
- the ampd2b gene encoding AMP deaminase 2 isoform X2: protein MSTHPLQGRSQPKSPFRKRGSLQSTASPDLRRACCTLTTQRSLPGTPVSIPLLPIDLRTSMDEKYREIAQELFSRSLVDSEMRSAPYQFPEDCPIEQLEERRHRLERQISQDVKLEPEILLRAKQDFMKTDSAADLELLIEQDECSAEQTFTRDREPALEREYQRVTISGEEKCGVPFTDLLDAAKCVVRALLIRQKYTALSLQSFCSTTAHFLQELGGRPPVAVPEAPVIADTPVHPPASKTHPYENQEPKKMPADLGFGCKMVDGVVHVYPSRNALEGTELDLPYPDLQEYIGDMSVMMALIINGPVKSFCYRRLQYLSSKFQMHILLNEMKELAAQKKVPHRDFYNIRKVDTHIHASSCMNQKHLLRFIKRAMKKSLGEIVHMAKGKGQTLSEVFESMNLTAFDLSVDTLDVHADRNTFHRFDKFNAKYNPIGESILREIFIKTDNYIEGKYFGHIIKEVMADLEESKYQNAELRLSVYGRSRDEWDSLAHWAVRHGVYSDNVRWLIQVPRLFDVYHSKKQLANFQEMLENIFLPLFEATIDPRSHPELHLFLQHVVGFDSVDDESKPEQHIFNLDSRLPGNWTEEDNPPYSYYLYYMYANMTVLNHLRRRRGFDTFVLRPHCGEAGPIHHLVSGFMLSENISHGLLLRKAPVLQYLYYLAQVAIAMSPLSNNSLFLSYHRNPLPEYLSRGLIVSLSTDDPLQFHFTKEPLMEEYSIAAQVWKLSSCDMCELARNSVLMSGFSHRVKSHWLGPNYTKEGQEGNDIRRSNVPDIRVAYRSETLCEELQLITQAVCSEELESIEEEDNLSMAAVSGSC from the exons GAGCTGTTCTCACGCAGCCTGGTGGACAGTGAGATGCGCAGCGCCCCCTACCAGTTCCCAGAGGACTGTCCTATTGAACAGCTGGAGGAACGGCGCCATCGCCTGGAGAGACAGATCAGTCAGGATGTCAA ACTGGAGCCCGAGATCCTGCTTCGGGCCAAGCAGGACTTCATGAAAACAGACAGTGCAGCTGACCTTGA GCTTTTGATAGAGCAGGATGAGTGTTCCGCGGAGCAGACCTTCACCCGGGACAGAGAGCCGGCCCTGGAGAGGGAGTACCAGCGGGTTACTATCTCTGGAGAGGAGAAATGTGGG GTGCCCTTCACAGACCTGCTGGACGCCGCCAAGTGCGTGGTGAGGGCCTTGCTCATCCGACAGAAGTACACGGCACTGTCTCTCCAGAGCTTCTGCAGCACGACGGCACACTTCCTGCAGGAGCTGGGCGGGAGGCCACCAGTGGCAGTGCCAGAGGCTCCCGTCATTGCAG ACACCCCCGTGCACCCCCCTGCTTCAAAGACGCACCCCTACGAGAACCAAGAGCCtaagaagatgccagctgaccTGGGCTTCGGATGCAAGATGGTCGACGGTGTGGTCCATGTCTATCCCAGCAGGAATGCGCTAGAAGG CACCGAGCTGGACCTGCCCTACCCTGACCTGCAGGAGTACATCGGTGACATGAGTGTTATGATGGCCCTCATCATCAACGGCCCAGT GAAGTCCTTCTGCTATCGCCGGCTGCAGTATCTGAGCTCCAAGTTTCAGATGCACATTCTGCTGAATGAGATGAAGGAGCTGGCAGCACAGAAGAAGGTCCCACACCGAGACTTCTACAACATCCGCAAG GTGGACACTCACATCCACGCTTCCTCCTGCATGAACCAGAAGCACCTCCTTCGGTTCATCAAGCGAGCTATGAAAAAGAGCCTGGGTGAGATTGTGCACATGGCGAAGGGCAAGGGCCAGACTCTCTCTGAGGTGTTCGAGAGCATGAACCTCACGGCCTTCGACTTGAGCGTCGACACCCTGGATGTTCATGCC GACCGAAACACCTTCCATCGCTTTGACAAGTTCAACGCAAAGTACAACCCCATCGGGGAATCTATCCTGCGTGAGATCTTCATCAAAACAGATAATTATATTGAGGGCAAATACTTTGGACACATCATTAAG GAGGTGATGGCTGACTTGGAGGAGAGCAAGTACCAGAATGCGGAGCTGAGGCTGTCAGTGTATGGGCGCTCGCGTGACGAGTGGGACAGCCTGGCACACTGGGCTGTCCGTCACGGCGTCTACTCTGACAACGTGCGCTGGCTCATCCAGGTGCCCCGCCTCTT TGATGTCTACCACTCTAAGAAACAGCTGGCCAACTTCCAAGAGATGCTGGAGAACATCTTCCTTCCGCTCTTTGAGGCTACCATCGACCCCCGCAGCCACCCTGAGCTCCACCTCTTTCTCCAGCAT GTGGTTGGCTTTGACAGCGTGGATGATGAGTCCAAGCCAGAACAGCACATCTTCAACCTGGACAGCCGCCTGCCAGGCAACTGGACGGAGGAGGACAACCCACCCTACTCCTACTATCTCTACTACATGTACGCCAACATGACTGTGCTCAACCATCTGCGCAG GAGGCGGGGCTTTGACACATTTGTGCTCCGCCCACACTGTGGAGAGGCGGGGCCTATCCACCACCTGGTGTCAGGTTTCATGCTGTCAGAGAACATCTCCCATGGGCTGCTGCTCAGAAAG gcacCTGTGCTCCAGTACCTGTACTATCTGGCTCAGGTTGCCATCGCCATGTCCCCCCTCAGCAACAACAGCCTGTTCCTTAGCTACCACCGCAACCCCCTCCCTGAGTACCTGTCCCGTGGCCTCATCGTCTCGCTGTCGACCGACGACCCCCTGCAGTTCCACTTCACCAAG GAGCCCCTGATGGAGGAGTACAGCATCGCTGCCCAGGTGTGGAAGCTGAGCTCCTGCGATATGTGTGAGCTGGCCAGGAACAGCGTGCTGATGAGCGGCTTCTCCCACCGG GTGAAGAGCCATTGGCTGGGGCCCAACTACACGAAAGAGGGCCAGGAGGGCAACGACATCAGGCGCAGTAATGTGCCAGACATCCGCGTGGCGTACCGCTCCGAGACTCTGTGCGAGGAGCTGCAGCTCATCACCCAGGCAGTCTGCTCCGAGGAGCTGGAGTCCATCGAGGAGGAGGACAACCTGTCCATGGCTGCCGTCTCGGGGTCCTGCTAA
- the ampd2b gene encoding AMP deaminase 2 isoform X3, with product MDEKYREIAQELFSRSLVDSEMRSAPYQFPEDCPIEQLEERRHRLERQISQDVKLEPEILLRAKQDFMKTDSAADLELLIEQDECSAEQTFTRDREPALEREYQRVTISGEEKCGVPFTDLLDAAKCVVRALLIRQKYTALSLQSFCSTTAHFLQELGGRPPVAVPEAPVIADTPVHPPASKTHPYENQEPKKMPADLGFGCKMVDGVVHVYPSRNALEGSTELDLPYPDLQEYIGDMSVMMALIINGPVKSFCYRRLQYLSSKFQMHILLNEMKELAAQKKVPHRDFYNIRKVDTHIHASSCMNQKHLLRFIKRAMKKSLGEIVHMAKGKGQTLSEVFESMNLTAFDLSVDTLDVHADRNTFHRFDKFNAKYNPIGESILREIFIKTDNYIEGKYFGHIIKEVMADLEESKYQNAELRLSVYGRSRDEWDSLAHWAVRHGVYSDNVRWLIQVPRLFDVYHSKKQLANFQEMLENIFLPLFEATIDPRSHPELHLFLQHVVGFDSVDDESKPEQHIFNLDSRLPGNWTEEDNPPYSYYLYYMYANMTVLNHLRRRRGFDTFVLRPHCGEAGPIHHLVSGFMLSENISHGLLLRKAPVLQYLYYLAQVAIAMSPLSNNSLFLSYHRNPLPEYLSRGLIVSLSTDDPLQFHFTKEPLMEEYSIAAQVWKLSSCDMCELARNSVLMSGFSHRVKSHWLGPNYTKEGQEGNDIRRSNVPDIRVAYRSETLCEELQLITQAVCSEELESIEEEDNLSMAAVSGSC from the exons GAGCTGTTCTCACGCAGCCTGGTGGACAGTGAGATGCGCAGCGCCCCCTACCAGTTCCCAGAGGACTGTCCTATTGAACAGCTGGAGGAACGGCGCCATCGCCTGGAGAGACAGATCAGTCAGGATGTCAA ACTGGAGCCCGAGATCCTGCTTCGGGCCAAGCAGGACTTCATGAAAACAGACAGTGCAGCTGACCTTGA GCTTTTGATAGAGCAGGATGAGTGTTCCGCGGAGCAGACCTTCACCCGGGACAGAGAGCCGGCCCTGGAGAGGGAGTACCAGCGGGTTACTATCTCTGGAGAGGAGAAATGTGGG GTGCCCTTCACAGACCTGCTGGACGCCGCCAAGTGCGTGGTGAGGGCCTTGCTCATCCGACAGAAGTACACGGCACTGTCTCTCCAGAGCTTCTGCAGCACGACGGCACACTTCCTGCAGGAGCTGGGCGGGAGGCCACCAGTGGCAGTGCCAGAGGCTCCCGTCATTGCAG ACACCCCCGTGCACCCCCCTGCTTCAAAGACGCACCCCTACGAGAACCAAGAGCCtaagaagatgccagctgaccTGGGCTTCGGATGCAAGATGGTCGACGGTGTGGTCCATGTCTATCCCAGCAGGAATGCGCTAGAAGG CAGCACCGAGCTGGACCTGCCCTACCCTGACCTGCAGGAGTACATCGGTGACATGAGTGTTATGATGGCCCTCATCATCAACGGCCCAGT GAAGTCCTTCTGCTATCGCCGGCTGCAGTATCTGAGCTCCAAGTTTCAGATGCACATTCTGCTGAATGAGATGAAGGAGCTGGCAGCACAGAAGAAGGTCCCACACCGAGACTTCTACAACATCCGCAAG GTGGACACTCACATCCACGCTTCCTCCTGCATGAACCAGAAGCACCTCCTTCGGTTCATCAAGCGAGCTATGAAAAAGAGCCTGGGTGAGATTGTGCACATGGCGAAGGGCAAGGGCCAGACTCTCTCTGAGGTGTTCGAGAGCATGAACCTCACGGCCTTCGACTTGAGCGTCGACACCCTGGATGTTCATGCC GACCGAAACACCTTCCATCGCTTTGACAAGTTCAACGCAAAGTACAACCCCATCGGGGAATCTATCCTGCGTGAGATCTTCATCAAAACAGATAATTATATTGAGGGCAAATACTTTGGACACATCATTAAG GAGGTGATGGCTGACTTGGAGGAGAGCAAGTACCAGAATGCGGAGCTGAGGCTGTCAGTGTATGGGCGCTCGCGTGACGAGTGGGACAGCCTGGCACACTGGGCTGTCCGTCACGGCGTCTACTCTGACAACGTGCGCTGGCTCATCCAGGTGCCCCGCCTCTT TGATGTCTACCACTCTAAGAAACAGCTGGCCAACTTCCAAGAGATGCTGGAGAACATCTTCCTTCCGCTCTTTGAGGCTACCATCGACCCCCGCAGCCACCCTGAGCTCCACCTCTTTCTCCAGCAT GTGGTTGGCTTTGACAGCGTGGATGATGAGTCCAAGCCAGAACAGCACATCTTCAACCTGGACAGCCGCCTGCCAGGCAACTGGACGGAGGAGGACAACCCACCCTACTCCTACTATCTCTACTACATGTACGCCAACATGACTGTGCTCAACCATCTGCGCAG GAGGCGGGGCTTTGACACATTTGTGCTCCGCCCACACTGTGGAGAGGCGGGGCCTATCCACCACCTGGTGTCAGGTTTCATGCTGTCAGAGAACATCTCCCATGGGCTGCTGCTCAGAAAG gcacCTGTGCTCCAGTACCTGTACTATCTGGCTCAGGTTGCCATCGCCATGTCCCCCCTCAGCAACAACAGCCTGTTCCTTAGCTACCACCGCAACCCCCTCCCTGAGTACCTGTCCCGTGGCCTCATCGTCTCGCTGTCGACCGACGACCCCCTGCAGTTCCACTTCACCAAG GAGCCCCTGATGGAGGAGTACAGCATCGCTGCCCAGGTGTGGAAGCTGAGCTCCTGCGATATGTGTGAGCTGGCCAGGAACAGCGTGCTGATGAGCGGCTTCTCCCACCGG GTGAAGAGCCATTGGCTGGGGCCCAACTACACGAAAGAGGGCCAGGAGGGCAACGACATCAGGCGCAGTAATGTGCCAGACATCCGCGTGGCGTACCGCTCCGAGACTCTGTGCGAGGAGCTGCAGCTCATCACCCAGGCAGTCTGCTCCGAGGAGCTGGAGTCCATCGAGGAGGAGGACAACCTGTCCATGGCTGCCGTCTCGGGGTCCTGCTAA